One window of the Leishmania panamensis strain MHOM/PA/94/PSC-1 chromosome 12 sequence genome contains the following:
- a CDS encoding serine peptidase (TriTrypDB/GeneDB-style sysID: LpmP.12.1020) has protein sequence MVVMPSRLDAFVKSIIFPRPKVATYDTSTRPNKLVHIPLVDPLTHLETGVFTYGYLLVNPKATHVLLYAHPNAVDIGIAYKELRYVGKEASVSVLLFEYSGYGLTHTPITEASIHQDTLSAYFFLCRYFGVSANQVILCGRSLGSSPAAFLAAFLPPPLSPCLLILQCPFTALSDCINEFSQNAVSIANFLGYNWFRTIDIITDVSCPVVLHHGTHDTTVSINHSYALQRARDTAAKPCVTYLYQEDGKGHNDLSSATLVRIIRERVVTEALPLLTLHHSRLFLANSPVYERLFCNDSGSGFATLKEATASWSAKLSLHFCAPPLDRLYVLLTASVCAFTMKCARVWQTYCALIKKNLCGGAVQERCPKDVFIRRCLACWGSPLAVHIAVQRVNSTREVRCFGFATCRDAMLDAPALYQTKSTEPLLSVLEIAVTPGLLSCMRRCLITAPNMLEDDEIPCFVQHDTVGALQLECERAVAFLTNEDKQRLCAFLKDMDAGFRKNLTNKAYERLRRSSSKSPTKGSESFEELKEWLRPWMRASGTDMQALAQEVPWDDYLLRGRSAAHQRVLSETMSWTECCQAMEESEVVLQIYTLFQEMSAQYMRPTFDSHAAAAAPTA, from the coding sequence ATGGTAGTCATGCCCAGCCGTCTGGACGCCTTCGTCAAGTCGATCATTTTCCCTCGCCCGAAAGTCGCCACCTATGACACCTCCACCCGTCCTAACAAACTCGTCCACATCCCCCTTGTCGACCCACTCACCCATCTCGAAACCGGCGTCTTCACCTACGGCTATCTGCTCGTGAACCCCAAGGCAACACACGTCCTTTTGTATGCCCACCCCAATGCCGTAGACATCGGGATAGCCTACAAGGAGCTCCGATACGTGGGCAAAGAGGCCTCCGTCAGCGTGTTGCTCTTCGAGTACTCCGGCTATGGTCTCACCCACACTCCCATCACCGAGGCGAGCATTCATCAAGACACGCTTTCTGCCTACTTCTTCCTGTGCCGCTACTTTGGTGTGTCTGCAAATCAAGTCATCCTCTGCGGCCGCTCACTTGGCTCCTCTCCCGCCGCATTTTTGGCCGCTTTCCTTCCGCCGCCCCTGAGCCCCTGCCTGCTCATTCTCCAATGCCCTTTCACTGCGCTTAGCGACTGCATCAACGAGTTCTCGCAGAACGCTGTGTCCATTGCGAACTTTCTGGGGTACAACTGGTTTCGCACAATCGACATAATTACAGACGTAAGTTGCCCAGTTGTGCTTCATCACGGCACCCACGATACCACTGTGAGCATCAACCACTCCTACGCTCTTCAGCGGGCCCGTGACACCGCTGCGAAACCATGCGTGACCTACCTTTACCAGGAGGACGGTAAAGGCCACAATGACCTCAGCTCTGCCACTTTGGTTCGCATCATTAGAGAGCGCGTCGTCACGGAGGCCCTCCCACTGCTGACGCTGCACCACTCGAGGCTCTTCTTGGCGAACTCGCCGGTCTACGAGCGACTTTTCTGCAACGACAGCGGGTCGGGGTTTGCCACGTTGAAGGAGGCCACGGCGTCCTGGTCGGCAAAGTTGTCCCTTCACTTTTGCGCACCGCCGCTAGATCGGCTGTATGTGCTGCTCACAgcgagtgtgtgcgccttCACAATGAAATGCGCGCGAGTGTGGCAGACGTACTGCGCCCTCATAAAAAAGAATTTGtgtggcggcgcggtgcaggAGCGCTGCCCAAAGGATGTGTTCATACGCCGGTGCCTGGCGTGCTGGGGGAGTCCCCTTGCCGTCCACATCGCCGTACAGCGTGTGAACTCGACGCGGGAGGTGCGCTGCTTCGGCTTCGCCACCTGCCGTGACGCAATGCTGGATGCACCGGCTCTGTACCAGACAAAATCCACAGAGCCACTTCTAAGCGTGCTGGAAATCGCTGTGACGCCCGGCCTCTTGTCGTGCATGAGGCGGTGCCTCATTACCGCTCCTAACATgctggaggacgacgagATACCATGCTTTGTGCAGCACGACACAGTTGGCGCATTGCAACTCGAGTGTGAACGTGCCGTGGCTTTTCTCACCAACGAAGACAAGCAGCGCCTGTGTGCCTTTCTGAAGGACATGGACGCCGGCTTCAGGAAGAATCTCACCAACAAGGCATATGAGCGACTGCGGCGCTCATCCTCCAAGTCTCCCACAAAGGGTTCAGAGTCGTttgaggagctgaaggagtgGCTTCGGCCGTGGATGCGCGCGAGTGGGACAGACATGCAAgcgctggcgcaggaggTACCATGGGACGACTACCTTCTGCGCGGCCGGTCTGCTGCTCACCAGCGCGTGCTGAGTGAGACCATGAGCTGGACGGAGTGCTGCCAAGCAATGGAGGAGAGCGAAGTGGTGTTGCAGATCTACACTCTCTTTCAAGAGATGTCCGCGCAGTATATGCGGCCCACATTTGACTCtcatgccgccgccgcggcaccgACTGCTTGA
- a CDS encoding hypothetical protein (TriTrypDB/GeneDB-style sysID: LpmP.12.1000) has protein sequence MASSVDGADLQQALLSRVPYNLLPASLQQRMTPYDYQTKAIHYAILRGHAYYRLPEFVRRAVREEAYYQEMVRYAAEQLQLYPYVHQKSIVLYTKETPLSYYTGVFAELLKQEQSYHRLPNFTAIDALNLLGIGRNQYLRLTKEVRSTLRWHVSRTYVNECLPRELVPSVTIDPFWVLGTIDYAADVLKKRFQGLSPEDVALYRMMVSKGTASVRPEMLATLQVPQSIFAKDIIYTYELPKEALRRLYQRGLVFASFDVSPDTYVVVPTPGGNFVMNRTSDDPQELLLYRVLSTIDDRTSLSLLAQLLMIHEEDVCGAVHLLLRLGLVQWKCPSLPPGLDVATLDGVHPHWQEEVAARIIAFTRYQLQNSMGGLTKPSDTAGACDPFPTVSNPHPSKRIALLYDVTLTGFLMMTNLSHDPTFKQQAVMLYEVGKMPYEMVPAFLALLDRIDWKEIERFGGEAKRYINSVVCMRCLLHALCEVVGPEGAVGVDLLKIESLNELEATTRYSVLGRNYWAYVITSPVSAAPLIDVELSCVYGSTVSFMTSPWMLLFLYTKLQRGPPSLLLPFGTLLHRWPPFLDELEEAPESEASAEAGPPVMVGYNVLLRQQAMTLDAEVSYNDLSNSLLLLNEVTSAAPVFVQQVVRIPLVLQKDGSVVAHSAYQHLEVAVPFSVSQSQLYRLVESCIAAHHPSATAVTLVDNAHVMWSLLTDSVAALRLQDSLGYLTFTFTYEQLDVFDGAPATALLCQLHAAYVVDVGLGVPLTHVEACELLVDAIPRLLSEGCSERHNAAMRDCVAEFGAFLERYSTLTRAVHAKMTIQSTTTTGPVTQHHLRKIGGVGGAPYPASLLSFDGTYLSVTDDADPLSEQW, from the coding sequence TTGCTGAGCCGTGTTCCGTACAATCTTCTCcccgcgtcgctgcagcagcgcatgacTCCCTATGACTACCAAACCAAGGCGATTCATTACGCCATCCTGCGCGGCCACGCATACTATCGACTGCCCGAATTTGTGCGGAGagcggtgagggaggaggcttACTATCAAGAGATGGTGCGGTAcgcagcggagcagctccAGCTGTACCCGTACGTGCATCAGAAGAGTATCGTCCTTTACACGAAGGAGACGCCGCTCTCCTACTACACCGGCGTCTTTGCTGAGCTGCTCAAGCAGGAGCAGAGCTACCACCGCCTGCCCAACTTCACCGCCATCGATGCACTGAATCTCCTCGGCATCGGGCGAAATCAGTACTTGCGGCTCACAAAAGAGGTGCGGAGTACGCTGCGCTGGCACGTCAGCCGCACGTACGTCAACGAGTGCTTGCCCAGGGAACTCGTGCCATCTGTCACGATTGATCCTTTCTGGGTTCTTGGAACGATCGACTACGCGGCCGATGTGCTCAAGAAGCGCTTTCAGGGGCTCTCACCGGAGGATGTGGCGCTGTATCGCATGATGGTCAGCAAAGGGACCGCCTCTGTCCGGCCTGAGATGCTGGCCACCTTACAGGTACCGCAGTCTATCTTTGCAAAGGACATCATCTACACATACGAGCTGCCaaaggaggcgctgcggcggctgtaCCAGCGCGGCCTGGTGTTTGCGAGCTTTGACGTCTCGCCAGACACGTATGTTGTAGTGCCGACACCGGGTGGAAACTTCGTGATGAACCGCACCTCTGATGATCcccaggagctgctgctgtaccgcgtgcTTTCCACCATAGATGATCGCACATCACTTAGCCTATTGGCCCAGCTCCTGATGATacacgaggaggacgtgTGCGGCGCAGTGCATCTTCTTCTGCGGTTGGGACTCGTGCAGTGGAAGTGCCCCTCGTTGCCACCGGGGCTGGATGTCGCTACGCTTGACGGGGTGCACCCCCACTGGCAAGAGGAAGTGGCTGCCCGCATCATTGCATTCACTCGCTACCAACTGCAGAACTCGATGGGCGGCCTCACCAAGCCCAGCGACACCGCTGGCGCTTGTGACCCCTTCCCCACTGTCAGCAATCCGCACCCGTCGAAGCGTATTGCCCTCCTCTACGACGTTACACTGACGGGCTTTCTCATGATGACAAACCTCAGCCACGACCCGACATTCAAGCAGCAGGCAGTAATGCTATATGAGGTAGGGAAGATGCCTTACGAGATGGTACCCGCCtttctggcgctgctggatcGCATAGACTGGAAAGAGATAGAGCGGTTTGGcggggaggcgaagaggtaCATCAACAGCGTCGTGTGTATGCGGTGTTTGCTTCATGCACTTTGCGAGGTGGTAGGGCCTGAAGGGGCCGTCGGGGTCGATCTGCTCAAAATCGAGTCGCTCAATGAGCTGGAGGCGACGACGCGTTACTCTGTGCTGGGGCGCAACTACTGGGCTTACGTCATCACGTCACCCGTCTCGGCAGCACCCCTCATTGACGTTGAGCTCAGCTGTGTCTACGGCAGCACGGTCAGCTTTATGACGTCGCCATGGATGCTGCTGTTTCTCTACAcgaagctgcagcgtgggcctccgtcgctgctgctcccgtTCGGGACGTTGCTGCATCGGTGGCCGCCGTTCCTGGATGAGCTTGAGGAGGCCCCTGAGAGTGAGGCAAGCGCGGAGGCGGGGCCACCCGTTATGGTGGGGTACAACGTGTTATTGCGGCAGCAGGCCATGACTCTCGATGCGGAGGTCAGCTACAATGACCTCAGCAActcgctcctgctgctcaaTGAAGTGACTTCCGCGGCGCCGGTATTTGTGCAGCAGGTAGTGCGTATACCGCTTGTCTTGCAGAAGGATGGCAGTGTGGTAGCCCACAGCGCCTATCAACATCTCGAGGTTGCGGTGCCGTTTTCGGTGTCCCAGTCGCAACTGTATCGACTCGTGGAGTCTTGTATTGCCGCACACCATCCGTCTGCGACGGCCGTCACTCTTGTCGACAACGCCCATGTAATGTGGAGTCTCTTAACagacagcgtcgccgccttGCGGCTGCAGGACTCTCTCGGCTACCTCACCTTCACCTTCACATATGAGCAGCTAGACGTTTTCGACGGTGCCCCGGCTACAGCACTCTTGTGTCAGCTGCATGCCGCGTACGTCGTCGATGTTGGTCTCGGAGTCCCCCTTACCCACGTCGAGGCATGCGAGCTGCTTGTTGACGCTATTCCTCGCTTGCTTAGCGAGGGTTGCAGTGAGCGTCACAACGCCGCAATGCGAGACTGCGTGGCTGAGTTTGGTGCCTTCCTCGAGCGCTACTCCACACTCACCCGCGCTGTGCACGCGAAGATGACGATACAGTCAACTACTACCACTGGCCCCGTGACGCAACATCACCTGCGCAAGATCGGTGGCGTCGGCGGTGCCCCTTATCCAGCGAGCTTACTGTCCTTCGATGGCACTTACCTGAGTGTTACGGACGATGCGGATCCGCTATCCGAGCAGTGGTGA
- a CDS encoding hypothetical protein (TriTrypDB/GeneDB-style sysID: LpmP.12.1010), protein MQAEEARHAALRIEAYRLVSLGDPIPHKIESITTYRTLVFVGTSDSKVAVYRVEACKESAAPLTLLQEITESRRHAVRQLTVVGKCRLLALVGDVLVVYHIHDDTSHSASGFQLRAVTTITGHKDTIAFHVKQQKGVISMAVLQRKRVTLYEASPTNLDFLLKVTVALPDGVKTLSWMGRSIIFGGRKEYLLYNTTTASTSVLYPTPRSGAAPLVLPMAPVPEVLVASDGAGLRTLLYDGSEVPGDSRILWATPPAEVRYEHPYVVSHHPSAPHHALQIRLPMLATLEDATAYPRSCLCQTIDLPKVVKVAQCHWIDYDCAMPSRSAPPDVLSYSPIVLADSDHRLHLLVRTSVAVQAEALAAAKLFAAADLLCRLCPHEVAPPTLQRIVMAGALDKFVAQQDYAGCFHDFSTIESDPRVAIQLFPGFLRLDETPSSCPALPAEAPATIVVAALPALADYLHSQRATLVLLSGSASAEPVQSQLRAVDRALVMSLCALKREEALMALLRGEIACDVADAAAILREHRQWVALTLLLEAHGQYDEAVSQLHHLVSTSEERTEIPQPQLGALQELFRRHPFPAAKGDDYVAQSTLWEWLTSCPSAHPLSTEDTAATCTTATAMMTALNFFRRRPLTQFHRLLEQHSSWVFGVVPAESAVRVFFSEENVHHYGVALQVLQAYPEAPCTTPRLLLVVEYLFQLLADVRVRVTEPVIYERYWRGLGELLFASPVKTVMETEKRQRLRDRLHEFLLTSPHVNLESAAAYFNAADIRSRCLPERAVVHRRQGSHQAAISMFLNESECLADATAYARSVYADGSSDAFTALLEALLRPTAGAPRVTEALEVMNTCDGIDAAAVLPMLPDEMAFSQVSSFLLHALRANTTACRASAVYNSILQAKRLQSEESCIRLSSRAVVLEEGMVCPVCQRRLRPDTVLAVYPNNVMLHQGCALDEHVCAATLHDYRHDAYATLEDL, encoded by the coding sequence atgcaggcggaggaggcgagacACGCAGCGCTACGGATAGAGGCATATCGGCTTGTTTCCCTTGGAGACCCCATCCCGCACAAGATTGAGTCCATCACAACGTATCGCACGCTCGTGTTTGTGGGGACTAGTGACAGCAAGGTGGCTGTGTACCGTGTAGAAGCCTGCAAAGAGAGCGCCGCACCACTGACGCTGTTGCAGGAAATCACGGAGAGTCGGCGGCACGCTGTGCGGCAGCTCACCGTTGTCGGTAAGTGTCGCCTGCTTGCCCTCGTCGGTGATGTCCTTGTTGTCTACCACATCCATGACGATACATCTCACTCTGCGAGCGGGTTTCAGCTGCGAGCCGTCACGACCATCACAGGGCACAAAGACACCATCGCCTTTCacgtgaagcagcagaagggcGTTATCTCcatggcagtgctgcagcggaaGCGCGTCACCCTCTACGAGGCTTCGCCTACCAACCTCGATTTTCTGCTAAAAGTGACCGTGGCGCTACCGGACGGGGTCAAAACTCTTAGCTGGATGGGGCGCAGCATCATCTTTGGTGGGCGCAAGGAATACTTGCTCtacaacaccaccaccgcctcgacATCAGTCCTCTATCCAACACCGCGGtctggcgcagcgccgcttgtGCTGCCCATGGCACCGGTGCCGGAGGTCCTCGTTGCCAGCGATGGAGCGGGCTTACGCACGCTCCTGtacgacggcagcgaggtGCCCGGCGACTCGCGTATACTGTGGGCGACACCACCGGCAGAAGTGCGTTACGAGCACCCGTATGTCGTCTCTCACCATccgtcagcgccgcaccACGCCTTGCAGATTCGCCTTCCTATGCTAGCCACGCTGGAGGACGCCACTGCTTACCCGAGGAGCTGCCTCTGCCAGACCATTGACCTCCCGAAGGTGGTGAAAGTGGCGCAGTGCCACTGGATCGACTACGACTGCGCCATGCCCTCAAGGTCCGCACCGCCGGATGTGTTGTCGTACTCCCCCATCGTCTTGGCAGATTCcgaccaccgcctccacctgcTCGTGCGCACCTCGGTGGCTGTTCAGGCAGaggccctcgctgccgcaaAGCTgttcgccgctgccgatcTTCTGTGCCGCCTGTGCCCTCACGAAGTCGCGCCGCCCACACTGCAGCGAATTGTGATGGCCGGGGCGCTGGACAAGTTTGTTGCCCAACAGGACTACGCCGGCTGTTTCCACGATTTCAGCACCATCGAGTCTGACCCCCGCGTGGCAATCCAGCTCTTTCCGGGGTTCCTGCGCCTTGACGAAACCCCATCGAGCTGCCCAGCGCTCCCTGCCGAGGCACCTGCCACCATCGTGGTGGCTGCTCTCCCAGCGTTGGCTGACTACCTGCACTCGCAGCGTGCCACATTGGTGCTGTTGAGCGGCAGTGCGTCTGCTGAGCCGGTGCAATCGCAGCTCAGGGCGGTGGACAGGGCACTCGTGATGTCACTTTGTGCactgaagagggaggaggcgctgatgGCACTACTGCGTGGCGAGATCGCCTGTGACGTAGCAGATGCAGCGGCTATCCTTCGCGAGCACCGGCAGTGGGTGGccctcacgctgctgctggaggcgcatGGTCAATACGATGAGGCGgtgtcgcagctgcaccacctcgttAGCacgagtgaggagaggacCGAAATACCGCAGCCCCAGCTTGGAGCGCTCCAAGAGTTGTTTCGGCGACATCCATTTCCTGCAGCGAAAGGGGATGACTATGTTGCGCAGTCCACTCTATGGGAGTGGCTAACGTCCTGCCCATCTGCGCATCCCCTCTCGACCGAGGACACAGCAGCGACATGTACCACTGCGACAGCAATGATGACTGCGCTGAACTTTTTTCGGCGTCGGCCGCTGACTCAGTTTCATCGACTGCTTGAGCAGCACTCTTCCTGGGTGTTTGGTGTGGTGCCCGCTGAGAGTGCTGTTCGCGTCTTTTTCTCTGAAGAGAATGTGCACCACTACGGCGTGgcactgcaggtgctgcaggcttACCCCGAGGCGCCCTGCACGACGCCACGGCTACTGCTTGTCGTCGAGTACCTTTTCCAGCTTCTCGccgacgtgcgtgtgcgggtgacAGAGCCTGTCATATACGAGCGCTATTGGAGAGGGCTCGGTGAGTTGCTCTTCGCTTCTCCCGTCAAAACTGTCATGGAGACGGAAAAGCgtcagcggctgcgcgacCGCCTTCACGAGTTCCTGCTGACATCGCCGCACGTGAATCTTGAGTCGGCCGCGGCTTACTTTAATGCAGCAGACATACGGTCGAGGTGCCTTCCTGAGCGGGCTGTGGTGCATCGGCGTCAGGGTAGCCACCAAGCGGCCATTTCAATGTTTCTGAATGAATCTGAATGCCTGGCTGACGCAACTGCCTACGCTAGAAGCGTGTATgctgacggcagcagcgacgccttcACAGCGCTcctcgaggcgctgctgagacCCACTGCGGGCGCGCCGCGGGTGACGGAGGCCCTTGAGGTCATGAACACGTGTGACGGCAtagacgctgctgctgtgctgccaATGCTTCCAGATGAAATGGCGTTTTCACAGGTCAGCAGCTTTCTGCTCCATGCGCTACGTGCCAACACGACAGCGTGTCGTGCTTCCGCTGTGTATAATAGTATCTTACAGGCGAAGAGACTCCAGAGTGAGGAAAGCTGCATTCGCCTTTCCTCACGTGCCGTCGTGCTTGAGGAAGGGATGGTGTGCCCCGTGTGCCAGCGCCGGCTCCGTCCAGATACGGTGCTCGCGGTGTATCCCAACAATGTCATGCTGCATCAAGGGTGCGCATTGGAtgagcacgtgtgcgcggcCACTCTCCACGACTACCGCCATGATGCGTATGCGACTCTCGAGGACTTGTAG